DNA from Halodesulfovibrio sp.:
GATAATACCGAAAGCCATACCGGCTGCCCAAAGTACGCCAATAACAGTGTCGGCTTTTTCTTTATGCCGTTGAGCGATATTCGACATAAGTATGGATGAGCCAAGCGTGAATCCAAGGGTGCATGGCAGTACTGGCAGCCCGAAGAAAAAGGCTAAACCAACACCGCCGTATGCCGCATGTGCAACGCCGCCTGCAAGAAATACAAGACGGTTAAGTACAACAAGGGTACCGACAATACCACACGCAATGGAAGCCAGAACAGATGCCGCAAGGGCATTTTGCATGAAAGGAAGAGTGAGTATGTCCACGTTGTTACTCCTCTGTGTCCTGTGGAGTAACACTTGTTGAAAATGGTTTGAATGAGAGCAGTTGGGGCACGTTGTCCATAAATGCACCCAGAGGGCAGCTGCTTTCGTGAGTGCCATATAAGTGCGCGAGGAATTCCGGCGTAATGTTGCTGTTTCCTTCATGATACGAGAGATTGCGGTTGACTACGGCAATACCTGTGAAAGGGGATGCTGCAATCGAAATGTCATGGCTTACAACTATGGTTGTAATATCATCCGGCAACTCGGCAAGGAACTCGTAAAAACAAAACTTTCCGCTTGGATCAAAGTTCGCAGTCGGTTCGTCAAGCAGCAATAGTTTAGGGTCAGACATAAGAGCACGGGCAACAATGACTCGCTGACGCTGCCCACCAGAAAGATTGCAGAGCCGAAGTCTTTCTTTTCCAGCCAACCCAACCTTGGCTAATGCATTAACTGCCTTTTCTTCATTTTTTTGCCGCTGTTTTTTTGAGAATGGAAATAGAAGCGGACTGGTTATGGCTCCCATCATGACAACATCCAAAAGGTTTGCAGGAAACAAATCTTTGGTTGTCGCATATTGTGGAACATACCCAATATAGCGAACGCTATCGGCTGGTTTTCTGCCGAATACTTTGATTTCTCCTGATTGTGGCGTCAGCAGACCCAAGATGCATTTCAGGAGTGTTGTCTTTCCTCCGCCATTGGGACCAAGAATAGCAATATATGCCCCCTGTTTTACCGTAAAGTTCAGGTTGTCCAATACGGTAAATCGAGAGGCTTCTGGATAGGCGTATGTAAGCCCGGAGATAGCAATAACTGGTTGATTCATAACTACTCAAAGAATAAAAGATGCTGCAAGTTTTTTAGAGATAGTACGTAAGTTTTCTTCCCAGTCTTCTGCAAGAGGGTCTGCTACAACTATGGTTCCGTTGATGCTGTCTGCAATTGCTTTTGCACTGGATTGAGAGAACTGAGGCTGCACGAAAATAGTGCGCAAATTTCGTTTTTTTGCAATTTCTGTGATTTTTT
Protein-coding regions in this window:
- a CDS encoding ABC transporter ATP-binding protein; this encodes MNQPVIAISGLTYAYPEASRFTVLDNLNFTVKQGAYIAILGPNGGGKTTLLKCILGLLTPQSGEIKVFGRKPADSVRYIGYVPQYATTKDLFPANLLDVVMMGAITSPLLFPFSKKQRQKNEEKAVNALAKVGLAGKERLRLCNLSGGQRQRVIVARALMSDPKLLLLDEPTANFDPSGKFCFYEFLAELPDDITTIVVSHDISIAASPFTGIAVVNRNLSYHEGNSNITPEFLAHLYGTHESSCPLGAFMDNVPQLLSFKPFSTSVTPQDTEE